Within the Halomonas sp. HL-93 genome, the region ACCGCGCGGATCAGCGGCGTAATCCTGCTGATCATGGGCTGCGCCAAGATCTTCGGCGACTACCTCAACATGGTACGCGTGCCCCAGTTGCTCACCGAGATTCTCACGGCCAGCGGCCTGCCGGCCTGGGCGATCCTGCTGGCGGTCATGGTGCTGCTGATCCTGCTCGGCATGCTGGTCGACGCGGTGTCGCTGATCGTGGTCACTACCCCGGTGCTGCTGCCGCTGATCGAGGCGCTGGGCTACGACCCGCTGTGGTTCGGCATCGTCATGGTGCTCAACCTGGAGATCGCCGTGGTCACGCCGCCGGTCGGGCTCAATCTCTATGCCTTGCGAGGGGTCTGCCCGGAACTCACCATCGAGGAAATCATCCGCAGCGCCTTGCCCTTCGTCGGCGTCCAATTCCTCGTGCTGATGCTGTTCGTGCTCTTCCCCGGCCTCAGCCTGTGGTTGCCGGGGCTGATGTAGCCCCGGCGCAACGCGACTCCACGGGGTCGCAACCGATGCAACCCAAGTGAACCCTCACGTAAAAACACAACAACAAGGAGTCTCACCATGACACTCACCCGTCGCCAAGTACTCAAGTACGGCACCGTCGCCACCACCGGCGCCACCCTGTTCGGCACCCAAAGCCTGTTCGCCCCACGGGCGATGGCCGCCACCGCCCTCACCGGAGTCAACTACATCACGCCGTCCTACAAGGCGCTAAGCTACGGCTCAGACGGTTTCGTGAAGTTCCTAGCCGATAACCACGCTGATGTTATCAACTTCGACTACCACCATTCCGGCCAGCTGCTGACCGCCGACGAGCAGTTGCCCGGCCTGCGTGCCGGCAGCGTGGACTTCATGTTCCACACCCTGTCCTACATCACCCGTTCACTGCCGATCCTCGGCATCACCGGCCTGCCCGGGGTGGTCAACGCGCTCTACGAACACCCTGAGCGGCTCAAGCTGGGCAGCCCGCTGATGGAGCTGATCAACGAGCAGCTCGCCGAGGAGAACCTCTACATGCTCTGCTCTGGCGGCGGCATCCTCGAGCCAGAGTACATCTGGAGCACCGAGGACAACCCGATCCGCTCCCTGGAGGACCTGCGCGGCAAGAAGATCCGCGTAGTGGGCTACGAGGCGACCACCGCACTGGAGGAATTCGACATCGGCGCCACCCGCATCCCCTCGTCGGAGACCTACCAGGCGCTCCAGCGTGGCACCGTGGACGCTGGCATCTTCAACATCTCCACGGTCGTGGGGCGCAGCCTGTTCGAGCAGCTCTCCACCTGCTACAAGCTGCCCACCACCGCCTTCACGGTGGCGCCCTTCATGCTGCGCGACCGCTGGGACAGCCTGGACGGCGACGTCCGTGCGGCCCTCGAGGAGGCCGCCGAGTGGTACGACGACAACTTTGTCACCCACTGTAACGACGACGTTTACCCCAACGAATACTGGCCGATGATGGAGGAAGAAGGCATCGAGGTCATCGAGCCCAGCGAGGAAGACCTCGAGACCTTCAACGCCGCCACCGATGCCGTCTGGGAGCACTGGAAAGAAGAGGTCGGCGAAGAGGTCGGCGAGCGCGCCATCGCCCTGGCCCTGGGCGAGGCCTGAGGAGGAACGCCATGACATCCTACGTCATGCGCGGCTGGGACGGCCTGATGGCCGTCCTGCGCGGCGCCTCGATCCTGGTGCTCGCCTTCATGGCGCTCACCATCTGCTACGACGCCATGATGCGTCACGTCTTTTCCGCCCCGACCAGTTGGAGCCTGGAGATCAACTCCTTCCTGCTGGTCTACCTGGCGGTAATGGGGGCGGCCGAGGCCCAGCGCCACGACGCCCATATCCGCATCGAGTTCTTCGCCGACAAGTTGCCGGTACGCGTCCAGGCCCTGGTCGGCGTGGCCATCGGCCTGCTGGGGG harbors:
- a CDS encoding TRAP transporter substrate-binding protein, coding for MTLTRRQVLKYGTVATTGATLFGTQSLFAPRAMAATALTGVNYITPSYKALSYGSDGFVKFLADNHADVINFDYHHSGQLLTADEQLPGLRAGSVDFMFHTLSYITRSLPILGITGLPGVVNALYEHPERLKLGSPLMELINEQLAEENLYMLCSGGGILEPEYIWSTEDNPIRSLEDLRGKKIRVVGYEATTALEEFDIGATRIPSSETYQALQRGTVDAGIFNISTVVGRSLFEQLSTCYKLPTTAFTVAPFMLRDRWDSLDGDVRAALEEAAEWYDDNFVTHCNDDVYPNEYWPMMEEEGIEVIEPSEEDLETFNAATDAVWEHWKEEVGEEVGERAIALALGEA
- a CDS encoding TRAP transporter small permease — protein: MTSYVMRGWDGLMAVLRGASILVLAFMALTICYDAMMRHVFSAPTSWSLEINSFLLVYLAVMGAAEAQRHDAHIRIEFFADKLPVRVQALVGVAIGLLGATFSFIMVWRGGIMMSQAFEYGERVSSSLGTPIGIPYAMLPLGFGLLGLQFLLDAWRSACRVRHPDAAPPPKGEPGDV